A region of the Oceanihabitans sp. IOP_32 genome:
GCCGATTTTTGTCGTTCTAATCGTCCGTTTTGAAAACTGCGTTGTAAGATATCTTCAATTAGATAATCTTCTTTTTCAATATTAGGATTGAATTCGCTTTTTAAAGAAATATCGAACATACTCGCCGTGGTATTGTACCAAAAGGCACGCCAACCACTGCGCAATTCTTTAATTAAATCGAAGGTTGTTATTCCTGTTTGCCTATGTATCAGTTTAACTAATATACGCCCCTCAGACCGAGATAACTTTTTTAATTCCTCTGAAAATTCACCTTCAATATATTTTTGAATAAGCCTTGTATAGCGCCTTTTCTCACTATTTTTGGTAAGCTTAGCCAGACGATTTGTTAAAGTATCTAATCGCGTCGCTGCTAGTTTTGCATAAGGGTATACTTTTAGAGTTCTTCGGCGTAAAATTAAATATCTGGCGCGCTCCTCCTTGCTATTAAATTGAAGTTTATGCAAAATTATAACCGTCTCTAAATCTATAGC
Encoded here:
- a CDS encoding DUF4294 domain-containing protein — translated: MDFLKYIVVLFSFSVVAQTNDTLQDPKSDKYIIVEGDSVPKQAIDLETVIILHKLQFNSKEERARYLILRRRTLKVYPYAKLAATRLDTLTNRLAKLTKNSEKRRYTRLIQKYIEGEFSEELKKLSRSEGRILVKLIHRQTGITTFDLIKELRSGWRAFWYNTTASMFDISLKSEFNPNIEKEDYLIEDILQRSFQNGRLERQKSAIEFDFFELTNKWLKPKRNNP